In Emcibacter nanhaiensis, the sequence TTTGCCGGAAGCATGAGAAAGGCGTCATTCAACAAGTCCATGGTCAAGGCTGCCGCTGCCGGGGCCGAAGAAGCCGGGGCGGAAGTCACCTATATTGATCTGCGCAATTACCCGTTGCCGCTCTATAACGGTGATCTTGAAGCGGCAGAAGGCCTGCCCTGCGGAGCGCGGAAACTCAAGCAATTGTTCGATGGGCATGACGGGTTGCTGATTGCTTCTCCGGAATATAACAGCAGTTACTCCGCTGTGCTGAAAAATGCCCTCGACTGGATCTCCCGCCCGGCGGATCATAACGAACCGATGCTCAACTCCTTTGTTGGCAAGCAGGC encodes:
- a CDS encoding NADPH-dependent FMN reductase — protein: MSKEVKILAFAGSMRKASFNKSMVKAAAAGAEEAGAEVTYIDLRNYPLPLYNGDLEAAEGLPCGARKLKQLFDGHDGLLIASPEYNSSYSAVLKNALDWISRPADHNEPMLNSFVGKQAVLMATSPGALGGLRGLYALRELLMNMMVQVHPNMMALPSAMEEFDEDGSFTNLDREQSVRELGALLVESLSR